The proteins below are encoded in one region of Salvelinus namaycush isolate Seneca chromosome 39, SaNama_1.0, whole genome shotgun sequence:
- the LOC120032886 gene encoding secernin-2-like — translation MAEPEPPLSCDCFVSLPPGSQDDHVIFGKNSDRPRDEVQEVLYYPATSHPSGTMLECTYIQIPQAEHTHAVVLSRPSWLWGAEMGANDKGVCIGNEAVWTREAIDPGEALLGMDLVRLGLERADSAWGAVSVITGLLEQHGQGGPCREDPAPFSYHNSFLLVDRNEAWVLETAGKLWVAQKVTEGVKNISNALTIGTDISAEHPELRSVAQAQGWWSGEGEFCFNEVFKSENPPARMELAKKRYSGGTQLLQQHDGSVTAEVMMSILRDKPSGICMDSGGFRTTGSMVSILPRNPSLPCIHFLTATPDPSRSVFKPFIFSESVTPVSRVISPQYGPDDPVRKQPRFQSQVDRRHDLYKAHEGALQTMETNPDAGNALTETLRMLEGQCLTDISALLSGESPAEEELGDLFFDCVDTELKFYQ, via the exons ATGGCAGAGCCTGAGCCACCCCTCTCGTGTGACTGCTTTGTGTCCTTGCCCCCTGGCTCACAAGATGATCACGTGATCTTTGGGAAGAACTCTGACCGTCCTAGAGATGAGGTCCAGGAGGTTCTTTACTACCCAGCAACCAGTCACCCATCTGGGACCATGCTGGAG TGCACGTACATTCAGATCCCCCAAGCAGAACACACCCATGCTGTGGTCCTCAGCCGGCCTTCCTGGCTGTGGGGGGCCGAGATGGGGGCCAACGACAAGGGGGTTTGCATCGGGAATGAGGCTGTGTGGACCCGCGAAGCTATCGATCCAGGGGAAGCCCTGCTAGGAATGGACCTGGTCCG CTTGGGGCTTGAGCGTGCGGACAGTGCCTGGGGGGCGGTGAGTGTGATCACTGGTCTGCTGGAGCAGCACGGCCAGGGGGGGCCATGCAGGGAGGACCCGGCGCCCTTCAGCTACCACAACTCCTTCCTCCTGGTGGACCGCAACGAGGCCTGGGTCCTGGAGACCGCCGGCAAGCTCTGGGTGGCACAGAAAGTCACAG AGGGGGTGAAGAACATCTCCAATGCGCTGACCATCGGGACGGATATCTCGGCGGAGCACCCAGAGCTGCGGAGTGTGGCCCAGGCCCAGGGTTGGTGGAGCGGCGAGGGAGAGTTCTGCTTCAACGAGGTGTTCAAGTCTGAAAACCCCCCCGCCAGGATGGAACTGGCCAAGAAGCGCTACAGTGGGGGCACACAGCTCCTCCAACAGCATGATG GTTCTGTGACGGCCGAGGTGATGATGTCCATCCTGAGGGACAAGCCCAGTGGGATCTGCATGGACTCTGGGGGGTTCCGCACCACTGGCAGCATGGTGTCCATCCTGCCCCGCAACCCCAGCCTGCCCTGCATCCATTTCCTCACTGCCACCCCCGACCCCTCCAG GTCTGTTTTCAAGCCTTTTATCTTCTCTGAGTCTGTGACCCCAGTGTCGAGGGTGATCTCCCCACAGTACGGCCCAGACGACCCAGTCAGGAAGCAGCCGCGCTTCCAGAGCCAAGTGGACCGCAGGCACGACCTGTACAAGGCCCATGAGGGGGCCCTGCAGACTATGGAGACCAAcccg GACGCAGGGAATGCTCTGACTGAGACGTTGAGGATGTTGGAGGGCCAGTGTCTGACGGACATATCAGCCCTGCTCAGTGGAGAATCACCAGCAGAAGAGGAACTGGGGGACCTGTTCTTTGACTGTGTGGACACGGAGCTGAAGTTCTACCAGTGA
- the LOC120032724 gene encoding gamma-crystallin M2-like, producing MSTTNMNREIIPLYFQIVFYEDRNFQGRSYECSSDCSDMSSYLSRCHSCRVESGCWMLYNRNNYMGNQYFMRRGEYPDYMQHFGMSDCIKSCRMIAMHRGNYRMRIYDRENFGGQMHEMMDDCDNIMDHYRMSKCQSCNVMEGHWLMYEQPHFRGRMMYMRPGEYSNFSMGMGMGAMGGMSGMRFMSMRRIMDSWY from the exons ATGTCCACCACCAACATGAACAGGG AAATTATTCCATTATATTTTCAGATCGTCTTCTACGAGGACAGGAACTTCCAGGGTCGTTCCTATGAGTGCAGCAGTGACTGCAGTGACATGAGCTCCTACCTGAGCAGGTGCCACTCCTGCAGGGTTGAGAGTGGCTGTTGGATGCTGTACAACCGCAACAACTACATGGGAAACCAGTACTTCATGAGGAGGGGCGAGTACCCTGACTACATGCAGCACTTTGGAATGAGTGACTGCATCAAGTCCTGCCGCATGATCGCCATG CACAGAGGAAACTACAGGATGAGGATCTACGACAGAGAGAACTTTGGAGGGCAGATGCACGAGATGATGGACGACTGTGACAACATCATGGATCATTACCGCATGTCCAAATGCCAGTCCTGCAACGTGATGGAAGGCCACTGGCTGATGTACGAGCAGCCCCACTTCAGAGGCAGGATGATGTACATGAGGCCTGGAGAGTACAGCAACTTCAGCATGGGCATGGGAATGGGAGCCATGGGCGGCATGAGTGGTATGAGGTTCATGAGCATGAGGCGTATCATGGACTCCTGGTACTAA